In Drosophila subpulchrella strain 33 F10 #4 breed RU33 chromosome 3R, RU_Dsub_v1.1 Primary Assembly, whole genome shotgun sequence, the following are encoded in one genomic region:
- the LOC119545834 gene encoding calcium-activated potassium channel slowpoke isoform X4 yields the protein MASPWCPNCHELPPFYPPITPKGMSGCDQSTVESLADDPTDSPFDADDCLKVRKYWCFLLSSIFTFLAGLLVVLLWRAFAFVCCRKEPDLGPNDPKQKEQKASRNKQEFEGTFMTEAKDWAGELISGQTTTGRILVVLVFILSIASLIIYFVDASSEEVERCQKWSNNITQQIDLAFNIFFMVYFFIRFIAASDKLWFMLEMYSFVDYFTIPPSFVSIYLDRTWIGLRFLRALRLMTVPDILQYLNVLKTSSSIRLAQLVSIFISVWLTAAGIIHLLENSGDPLDFNNAHRLSYWTCVYFLIVTMSTVGYGDVYCETVLGRTFLVFFLLVGLAIFASCIPEIIDLIGTRAKYGGTLKNEKGRRHIVVCGHITYESVSHFLKDFLHEDREDVDVEVVFLHRKPPDLELEGLFKRHFTTVEFFQGTIMNPIDLQRVKVHEADACLVLANKYCQDPDAEDAANIMRVISIKNYSDDIRVIIQLMQYHNKAYLLNIPSWDWKQGDDVICLAELKLGFIAQSCLAPGFSTMMANLFAMRSFKTSPDTQAWQNDYLQGTGCEMYTETLSPSFTGMTFPQASELCFSKLKLLLLAIEIKGAEEGADSKISINPRGAKIQANTQGFFIAQSADEVKRAWFYCKACHEDIKDETLIKKCKCKNLATFRKGVRAVQMVGRAKDDEYSLSNEHHPAPTFTPPELPKRVHVRGSVSGDITRDREDTNLLNRNVRRPNGTGNGTGGMHHMNNTAAAAAAAAAAGKQVNKVKPTVNVSRQVEGQVISPSQYNRPPENDANPYAGYQLAYEVKKLMPTSRSSGTGTQNQNGGVSLPAGIADDQSKDFDFEKTEMKYDSTGMFHWSPAKSLEDCILDRNQAAMTVLNGHVVVCLFADPDSPLIGLRNLVMPLRASNFHYHELKHVVIVGSVDYIRREWKMLQNLPKISVLNGSPLSRADLRAVNVNLCDMCCILSAKVPSNDDPTLADKEAILASLNIKAMTFDDTIGVLSQRGPEFDNLSATAGSPIVLQRRGSVYGANVPMITELVNDSNVQFLDQDDDDDPDTELYLTQPFACGTAFAVSVLDSLMSTTYFNQNALTLIRSLITGGATPELELILAEGAGLRGGYSTVESLSNRDRCRVGQISLYDGPLAQFGECGKYGDLFVAALKSYGMLCIGLYRFRDTSSSCDASSKRYVITNPPDDFSLLPTDQVFVLMQFDPGLEYKPPAVRAPAGGRGTNTQGSGVGGGGSNKDDNS from the exons ATGGCCAGCCCATGGTGCCCCAATTGCCACGAACTGCCACCGTTCTATCCGCCCATCACGCCAAAG GGGATGTCGGGGTGTGATCAAAGCACTGTCGAATCATTGGCCGACGATCCAACAGATTCACCATTCGATGCCGATGATTGTCTCAAGGTGCGCAAGTACTGGTGCTTTCTGCTGTCCAGCATCTTTACATTCCTTGCTGGCCTGCTCGTGGTGCTACTATGGCGAGCCTTCGCGTTCGTCTGCTGCCGCAAGGAGCCGGACCTGGGGCCCAACGACCCCAAGCAGAAGGAGCAGAAGGCCTCCCGCAACAAACAGGAGTTCGAGGGCACCTTTATGACAGAAGCAAAAGACTGGGCTGGAGAGCTTATCTCGGGTCAAACAACAACTGGTCGAATTTTG GTCGTACTCGTATTTATACTCAGCATTGCATCCCTCATCATATACTTTGTTGATGCATCTAGCGAAGAAGTCGAAAGATGCCAAAAGTGGAGTAACAACATTACTCAACAGATCGATCTCGcattcaatatattttttatggtttACTTTTTTATACGA TTCATAGCGGCGTCCGATAAGCTTTGGTTTATGttagaaatgtacagttttgTAGATTATTTTACAATACCCCCGTCCTTCGTATCAATATATTTAGATCGAACATGGATCG GTCTTCGATTTCTTCGAGCGCTACGTCTCATGACTGTTCCAgatattttacaatatttaaacGTACTAAAAACATCGAGCTCCATACGCTTGGCTCAACTAGTATCAATTTTTATATCCGTGTGGTTAACAGCAGCGGGCATTATACATCTG CTGGAGAACTCTGGCGATCCGCTGGATTTTAATAATGCTCATCGTTTATCGTATTGGACCTGTGTCTATTTCCTAATTGTGACCATGTCAACGGTAGGATATGGTGACGTTTACTGTGAGACTGTCCTGGGAAGAACATTTCTCGTGTTCTTTCTGCTCGTCGGCTTG GCGATTTTTGCAAGTTGTATACCTGAGATTATAGACTTGATTGGAACAAGAGCCAAATATGGGGGCacattaaaaaatgaaaaagggCGAAG ACATATTGTGGTATGCGGTCATATAACATACGAGTCCGTGTCGCATTTCCTGAAGGACTTTCTCCACGAAGATCGGGAGGATGTCGATGTCGAAGTGGTCTTTCTCCATCG TAAACCACCCGATTTGGAACTTGAGGGTTTGTTCAAACGTCATTTTACCACCGTGGAGTTCTTCCAAGGAACCATTATGAATCCGATCGATCTGCAGAGGGTTAAg GTACATGAAGCCGACGCCTGCCTCGTGCTAGCTAACAAATATTGCCAAGATCCCGACGCAGAAGATGCTGCCAACATCATGAGAGTCATCTCGATCAAAAACTACAGCGACGACATTCGAGTCATCATCCAGCTGATGCAGTACCATAACAAG GCGTACTTGCTGAACATACCATCGTGGGACTGGAAACAGGGCGACGATGTCATTTGCCTGGCCGAACTGAAGCTGGGCTTCATTGCGCAGAGTTGCTTGGCGCCCGGGTTCTCGACCATGATGGCCAACCTGTTCGCCATGAGATCGTTCAAGACG TCACCAGACACACAGGCCTGGCAAAATGATTATCTTCAAGGTACAGGGTGTGAGATGTACACCGAAACCCTATCACCTTCATTTACCGGCATGACATTCCCACAAGCCAGCGA ACTGTGCTTCTCCAAGCTGAAGCTCCTGCTGCTGGCCATCGAGATCAAGGGCGCCGAGGAGGGGGCGGACAGCAAGATTTCCATAAACCCAAGGGGTGCCAAAATCCAGGCCAACACCCAGGGTTTCTTCATAGCACAAAGTGCCGACGAGGTGAAGCG TGCCTGGTTCTACTGCAAAGCCTGCCATGAGGACATCAAGGACGAGACGCTGATCaagaaatgcaaatgcaaaaacT TGGCCACCTTCCGGAAAGGCGTCCGAGCCGTACAAATGGTTGGGCGTGCAA aagACGATGAATACTCGTTGTCAA ATGAACACCATCCTGCACCCACATTTACGCCTCCAGAGCTACCCAAGCGGGTGCATGTGCGTGGATCTGTATCGG GTGATATCACACGTGACAGAGAAGATACGAATC TACTCAATCGCAATGTGCGCCGTCCGAATGGCACTGGCAACGGTACAGGTGGCATGCACCACATGAACAACACGGCAGCGGCTGCTGCGGCAGCTGCGGCGGCGGGAAAGCAGGTGAACAAGGTGAAGCCCACAGTGAATGTGAGCCGGCAGGTGGAGGGCCAAGTGATATCGCCATCGCAGTACAACAG GCCACCAGAGAATGATGCTAACCCTTATGCGGGCTATCAACTTGCTTACGAAGTTAAAAAGCTCAT GCCGACGAGTCGCAGTTCCGGCACGGGCACACAGAATCAAAACGGCGGCGTCTCACTGCCCGCCGGCATTGCGGACGATCAGTCGAAGGACTTTGATTTCGAGAAGACCGAAATGAAGTACGACTCGACGGGCATGTTCCACTGGAGTCCCGCAAAGAGCTTAGAAGACTGCATACTG GATCGCAACCAGGCGGCCATGACCGTGCTGAACGGCCACGTAGTCGTGTGCCTGTTCGCTGATCCCGATTCGCCGCTGATCGGGCTGCGGAACCTGGTGATGCCGCTGCGGGCGTCCAACTTCCACTACCATGAGCTGAAGCACGTGGTCATTGTGGGCTCGGTGGACTACATACGGCGCGAGTGGAAAATGCTGCAGAACCTGCCCAAGATCTCGGTGCTCAACGGATCGCCGCTGAGCCGCGCCGACCTGCGGGCCGTGAACGTCAATCTGTGTGATATGTGCTGCATCCTGTCGGCCAAAGTTCCTAGCAACGACGATCCCACGCTGGCCGACAAAGAGGCGATCCTCGCCTCGCTGAACATCAAGGCCATGACCTTTGACGACACGATCGGTGTTCTGAGCCAGCGCGGTCCGGAGTTCGACAACCTGAGCGCCACCGCCGGCAGTCCCATTGTGCTGCAGCGGAGGGGCTCAGTCTACGGCGCCAATGTGCCCATGATAACAG AACTGGTCAATGATAGTAACGTGCAGTTTCTCGATCAAGACGACGACGATGATCCAGATACAGAACTATATCTGACGCAGCCTTTCGCCTGCGGCACAGCCTTCGCTGTGAGTGTGTTAGACTCGCTGATGTCCACG ACTTACTTCAATCAAAACGCCTTAACGCTGATCCGCTCACTGATAACGGGCGGCGCCACGCCCGAGCTGGAATTGATCCTGGCCGAGGGGGCTGGCCTCCGGGGAGGCTACAGCACCGTGGAGAGTCTGAGCAATCGGGACAG ATGTCGAGTGGGTCAGATCTCACTGTACGACGGTCCGCTGGCTCAGTTCGGGGAGTGCGGCAAGTACGGGGACCTCTTTGTGGCGGCCCTCAAGTCGTACGGAATGCTGTGCATCGGATTATACCGATTCAGGGACACCAGCTCCAGCTGTGATGCGAGCAGCAAACGTTATGTAATAACCAACCCACCCGATGACTTTTCACTACTGCCAACAGATCAG GTATTCGTTTTAATGCAATTCGATCCGGGCCTGGAGTACAAGCCGCCAGCGGTTCGAGCACCTGCCGGCGGACGAGGCACCAACACACAGGGCTCCGGGGTCGGCGGGGGCGGCTCCAACAAGGATGATAACTCTTGA
- the LOC119545834 gene encoding calcium-activated potassium channel slowpoke isoform X18 gives MASPWCPNCHELPPFYPPITPKGMSGCDQSTVESLADDPTDSPFDADDCLKVRKYWCFLLSSIFTFLAGLLVVLLWRAFAFVCCRKEPDLGPNDPKQKEQKASRNKQEFEGTFMTEAKDWAGELISGQTTTGRILVVLVFILSIASLIIYFVDASSEEVERCQKWSNNITQQIDLAFNIFFMVYFFIRFIAASDKLWFMLEMYSFVDYFTIPPSFVSIYLDRTWIGLRFLRALRLMTVPDILQYLNVLKTSSSIRLAQLVSIFISVWLTAAGIIHLLENSGDPLDFNNAHRLSYWTCVYFLIVTMSTVGYGDVYCETVLGRTFLVFFLLVGLAMFASSIPEIIELVGSGNKYGGELKREHGKRHIVVCGHITYESVSHFLKDFLHEDREDVDVEVVFLHRKPPDLELEGLFKRHFTTVEFFQGTIMNPIDLQRVKVHEADACLVLANKYCQDPDAEDAANIMRVISIKNYSDDIRVIIQLMQYHNKAYLLNIPSWDWKQGDDVICLAELKLGFIAQSCLAPGFSTMMANLFAMRSFKTSPDTQAWQNDYLQGTGCEMYTETLSPSFTGMTFPQASELCFSKLKLLLLAIEIKGAEEGADSKISINPRGAKIQANTQGFFIAQSADEVKRAWFYCKACHEDIKDETLIKKCKCKNLATFRKGVRAVQMVGRAKDDEYSLSNEHHPAPTFTPPELPKRVHVRGSVSGDITRDREDTNLLNRNVRRPNGTGNGTGGMHHMNNTAAAAAAAAAAGKQVNKVKPTVNVSRQVEGQVISPSQYNRPTSRSSGTGTQNQNGGVSLPAGIADDQSKDFDFEKTEMKYDSTGMFHWSPAKSLEDCILDRNQAAMTVLNGHVVVCLFADPDSPLIGLRNLVMPLRASNFHYHELKHVVIVGSVDYIRREWKMLQNLPKISVLNGSPLSRADLRAVNVNLCDMCCILSAKVPSNDDPTLADKEAILASLNIKAMTFDDTIGVLSQRGPEFDNLSATAGSPIVLQRRGSVYGANVPMITELVNDSNVQFLDQDDDDDPDTELYLTQPFACGTAFAVSVLDSLMSTTYFNQNALTLIRSLITGGATPELELILAEGAGLRGGYSTVESLSNRDRCRVGQISLYDGPLAQFGECGKYGDLFVAALKSYGMLCIGLYRFRDTSSSCDASSKRYVITNPPDDFSLLPTDQVFVLMQFDPGLEYKPPAVRAPAGGRGTNTQGSGVGGGGSNKDDNS, from the exons ATGGCCAGCCCATGGTGCCCCAATTGCCACGAACTGCCACCGTTCTATCCGCCCATCACGCCAAAG GGGATGTCGGGGTGTGATCAAAGCACTGTCGAATCATTGGCCGACGATCCAACAGATTCACCATTCGATGCCGATGATTGTCTCAAGGTGCGCAAGTACTGGTGCTTTCTGCTGTCCAGCATCTTTACATTCCTTGCTGGCCTGCTCGTGGTGCTACTATGGCGAGCCTTCGCGTTCGTCTGCTGCCGCAAGGAGCCGGACCTGGGGCCCAACGACCCCAAGCAGAAGGAGCAGAAGGCCTCCCGCAACAAACAGGAGTTCGAGGGCACCTTTATGACAGAAGCAAAAGACTGGGCTGGAGAGCTTATCTCGGGTCAAACAACAACTGGTCGAATTTTG GTCGTACTCGTATTTATACTCAGCATTGCATCCCTCATCATATACTTTGTTGATGCATCTAGCGAAGAAGTCGAAAGATGCCAAAAGTGGAGTAACAACATTACTCAACAGATCGATCTCGcattcaatatattttttatggtttACTTTTTTATACGA TTCATAGCGGCGTCCGATAAGCTTTGGTTTATGttagaaatgtacagttttgTAGATTATTTTACAATACCCCCGTCCTTCGTATCAATATATTTAGATCGAACATGGATCG GTCTTCGATTTCTTCGAGCGCTACGTCTCATGACTGTTCCAgatattttacaatatttaaacGTACTAAAAACATCGAGCTCCATACGCTTGGCTCAACTAGTATCAATTTTTATATCCGTGTGGTTAACAGCAGCGGGCATTATACATCTG CTGGAGAACTCTGGCGATCCGCTGGATTTTAATAATGCTCATCGTTTATCGTATTGGACCTGTGTCTATTTCCTAATTGTGACCATGTCAACGGTAGGATATGGTGACGTTTACTGTGAGACTGTCCTGGGAAGAACATTTCTCGTGTTCTTTCTGCTCGTCGGCTTG GCAATGTTTGCCAGCAGTATACCGGAGATAATTGAACTCGTCGGTAGTGGCAATAAGTATGGCGGTGAACTGAAAAGAGAACACGGAAAGAG ACATATTGTGGTATGCGGTCATATAACATACGAGTCCGTGTCGCATTTCCTGAAGGACTTTCTCCACGAAGATCGGGAGGATGTCGATGTCGAAGTGGTCTTTCTCCATCG TAAACCACCCGATTTGGAACTTGAGGGTTTGTTCAAACGTCATTTTACCACCGTGGAGTTCTTCCAAGGAACCATTATGAATCCGATCGATCTGCAGAGGGTTAAg GTACATGAAGCCGACGCCTGCCTCGTGCTAGCTAACAAATATTGCCAAGATCCCGACGCAGAAGATGCTGCCAACATCATGAGAGTCATCTCGATCAAAAACTACAGCGACGACATTCGAGTCATCATCCAGCTGATGCAGTACCATAACAAG GCGTACTTGCTGAACATACCATCGTGGGACTGGAAACAGGGCGACGATGTCATTTGCCTGGCCGAACTGAAGCTGGGCTTCATTGCGCAGAGTTGCTTGGCGCCCGGGTTCTCGACCATGATGGCCAACCTGTTCGCCATGAGATCGTTCAAGACG TCACCAGACACACAGGCCTGGCAAAATGATTATCTTCAAGGTACAGGGTGTGAGATGTACACCGAAACCCTATCACCTTCATTTACCGGCATGACATTCCCACAAGCCAGCGA ACTGTGCTTCTCCAAGCTGAAGCTCCTGCTGCTGGCCATCGAGATCAAGGGCGCCGAGGAGGGGGCGGACAGCAAGATTTCCATAAACCCAAGGGGTGCCAAAATCCAGGCCAACACCCAGGGTTTCTTCATAGCACAAAGTGCCGACGAGGTGAAGCG TGCCTGGTTCTACTGCAAAGCCTGCCATGAGGACATCAAGGACGAGACGCTGATCaagaaatgcaaatgcaaaaacT TGGCCACCTTCCGGAAAGGCGTCCGAGCCGTACAAATGGTTGGGCGTGCAA aagACGATGAATACTCGTTGTCAA ATGAACACCATCCTGCACCCACATTTACGCCTCCAGAGCTACCCAAGCGGGTGCATGTGCGTGGATCTGTATCGG GTGATATCACACGTGACAGAGAAGATACGAATC TACTCAATCGCAATGTGCGCCGTCCGAATGGCACTGGCAACGGTACAGGTGGCATGCACCACATGAACAACACGGCAGCGGCTGCTGCGGCAGCTGCGGCGGCGGGAAAGCAGGTGAACAAGGTGAAGCCCACAGTGAATGTGAGCCGGCAGGTGGAGGGCCAAGTGATATCGCCATCGCAGTACAACAG GCCGACGAGTCGCAGTTCCGGCACGGGCACACAGAATCAAAACGGCGGCGTCTCACTGCCCGCCGGCATTGCGGACGATCAGTCGAAGGACTTTGATTTCGAGAAGACCGAAATGAAGTACGACTCGACGGGCATGTTCCACTGGAGTCCCGCAAAGAGCTTAGAAGACTGCATACTG GATCGCAACCAGGCGGCCATGACCGTGCTGAACGGCCACGTAGTCGTGTGCCTGTTCGCTGATCCCGATTCGCCGCTGATCGGGCTGCGGAACCTGGTGATGCCGCTGCGGGCGTCCAACTTCCACTACCATGAGCTGAAGCACGTGGTCATTGTGGGCTCGGTGGACTACATACGGCGCGAGTGGAAAATGCTGCAGAACCTGCCCAAGATCTCGGTGCTCAACGGATCGCCGCTGAGCCGCGCCGACCTGCGGGCCGTGAACGTCAATCTGTGTGATATGTGCTGCATCCTGTCGGCCAAAGTTCCTAGCAACGACGATCCCACGCTGGCCGACAAAGAGGCGATCCTCGCCTCGCTGAACATCAAGGCCATGACCTTTGACGACACGATCGGTGTTCTGAGCCAGCGCGGTCCGGAGTTCGACAACCTGAGCGCCACCGCCGGCAGTCCCATTGTGCTGCAGCGGAGGGGCTCAGTCTACGGCGCCAATGTGCCCATGATAACAG AACTGGTCAATGATAGTAACGTGCAGTTTCTCGATCAAGACGACGACGATGATCCAGATACAGAACTATATCTGACGCAGCCTTTCGCCTGCGGCACAGCCTTCGCTGTGAGTGTGTTAGACTCGCTGATGTCCACG ACTTACTTCAATCAAAACGCCTTAACGCTGATCCGCTCACTGATAACGGGCGGCGCCACGCCCGAGCTGGAATTGATCCTGGCCGAGGGGGCTGGCCTCCGGGGAGGCTACAGCACCGTGGAGAGTCTGAGCAATCGGGACAG ATGTCGAGTGGGTCAGATCTCACTGTACGACGGTCCGCTGGCTCAGTTCGGGGAGTGCGGCAAGTACGGGGACCTCTTTGTGGCGGCCCTCAAGTCGTACGGAATGCTGTGCATCGGATTATACCGATTCAGGGACACCAGCTCCAGCTGTGATGCGAGCAGCAAACGTTATGTAATAACCAACCCACCCGATGACTTTTCACTACTGCCAACAGATCAG GTATTCGTTTTAATGCAATTCGATCCGGGCCTGGAGTACAAGCCGCCAGCGGTTCGAGCACCTGCCGGCGGACGAGGCACCAACACACAGGGCTCCGGGGTCGGCGGGGGCGGCTCCAACAAGGATGATAACTCTTGA